The following are from one region of the Lytechinus variegatus isolate NC3 chromosome 4, Lvar_3.0, whole genome shotgun sequence genome:
- the LOC121412632 gene encoding serine-rich adhesin for platelets-like: protein MSSSEFSEGYRRSSNPRRVLREAWSPTQDQQPYNYNNNYDYQQRSPREAPRYSPRHHTRVHPINDGSQYGAISQGGGGAGAGAGAGGGAATGGGGSTVCLVASIAVLSTLLIVGATLVVVYFTTDIQFGSSSSETTTAATITTSPATEAISTNAPTTIAAATTGQPVNSPETATTQASTTLGSANAPTTAMTAGVATTNPDSSAASSTSSDAHTSAAVATTQSDGTASTLTSAYPPTIAGDATTQQDNSVATLGSTDSPATAGVASTASGSDASTLTSTNSPITAAVVTTQPESSTATLTTKSTTSRAVGVSSTQSSNTDTTQGSTVPSSSSLTTSNTRTTTTESTVQSSTSATTANPASTPIATTSSSTAQSVSSSTNPSNKATTVDMGTTQEIQSTADTATTTTNSHVSTTNEDVTTEEEVTTQEEDELTYSMTTVDSSILTTDDSSDQTGSTAGAYTENTEVTTEELTATPTDATTADT, encoded by the exons ATGTCATCAAG CGAGTTCTCCGAGGGCTATCGGCGATCCTCCAATCCACGGCGGGTTCTCCGGGAGGCATGGAGCCCAACGCAGGACCAACAGCCGTACAACTACAACAATAACTACGACTACCAACAACGTTCCCCACGGGAGGCGCCCCGATACTCACCCCGGCATCACACGAGGGTCCACCCCATTAATGACGGGAGCCAATATGGAGCCATTAGTCAAGGGGGTGGAGGAGCAGGAGCAGGGGCAGGGGCAGGAGGTGGAGCAGCAACCGGGGGAGGAGGGAGTACCGTGTGTTTGGTTGCTTCCATAGCTGTTCTTTCGACCCTGCTCATAGTGGGAGCAACATTGGTCGTTGTTTATTTTACAACag ACATTCAATTTGGCAGTTCATCATCGGAGACCACAACCGCAGCAACGATAACAACATCACCTGCAACAGAAGCTATATCAACAAATGCTCCTACAACTATTGCTGCTGCCACTACCGGCCAACCTGTAAACTCACCAGAAACCGCGACTACACAGGCTTCCACAACTCTGGGGTCGGCAAATGCACCTACCACGGCCATGACGGCAGGAGTTGCCACGACAAACCCAGACAGCTCTGCAGCAAGCTCGACATCAAGTGATGCACACACCTCGGCAGCAGTTGCTACAACGCAATCAGACGGCACTGCATCAACTTTGACGTCAGCATATCCACCTACCATAGCAGGAGATGCTACCACACAACAAGACAACAGTGTAGCAACGTTAGGGTCAACTGATTCACCTGCCACAGCAGGAGTTGCTTCCACAGCATCTGGTAGCGATGCATCAACGTTAACTTCAACTAATTCACCTATTACAGCAGCAGTTGTCACAACGCAGCCAGAAAGCTCTACAGCCACTTTAACCACTAAGTCTACAACCTCAAGAGCGGTTGGTGTATCGAGCACACAATCTTCAAACACTGACACAACACAAGGTAGTACAGTTCCTAGCAGTTCAAGCCTTACAACCTCAAATACACGTACAACAACCACGGAGTCTACAGTACAGTCTTCCACATCTGCAACAACTGCTAACCCGGCCTCAACACCAATAGCAACCACATCTTCCAGTACCGCACAATCTGTCAGCTCCTCAACCAATCCATCCAACAAGGCTACAACAGTTGACATGGGTACAACACAAGAAATACAGTCAACGGCTGACACAGCCACAACAACAACCAATTCCCATGTCTCGACAACAAACGAAGATGTCACAACAGAGGAAGAGGTCACAACACAGGAAGAGGATGAGCTGACGTATTCCATGACGACTGTTGACTCCTCGATCTTGACCACCGATGACTCGTCGGACCAGACCGGGTCTACAGCAGGTGCTTACACCGAAAATACAGAGGTTACAACTGAAGAGTTGACCGCAACTCCCACAGATGCAACAACCGCCGACActtga
- the LOC121413784 gene encoding sialin-like isoform X3 yields MEENGTQNNVISHQCPTLFGFFCERKGIPSVRWLFACMAFLGNSVVLMMRLNISVAMAIMAGSGSHSHHNSSSPPFQMTMNGTYSVSLYPAPPSDISNVNTSGSSASKGSYFPALYPMVNNWSPVKERTRMMALVVAGFAFGPALGQSISGVICANLGWPASFYFVGGVSILWAILWTVTAYDHPDKHPCIKHTELDYIERTRSKRSNTSKVPIRSILLSLPVIAYAITLFCIPGFVYFNLACNLPIYFKHVLQFDIMSVGFLTSIPYVCQWTASLLASFISDALINRNILSRTSVRKLIICSGATVMAACFLSISFIVKSDSSVIVIIVIVMYGAMGVVFSAVFVNAMDLAPSYSGTVSGISNAVAVSSGFIGPIVTSLFTEDQTDPAGWRIVFLITTAVTLFGPLVFLIIGSGDVQPWAIMADEDVNEMDKTRPDQLPDEDVAMIKSVNSNEA; encoded by the exons ATGGAGGAAAACGGTACACAAAACAACGTCATCTCTCATCAATGTCCTACAttatttggatttttttgtgAACGGAAAG GTATACCCTCAGTCCGATGGTTGTTTGCCTGCATGGCGTTCCTAGGGAACTCTGTCGTTCTAATGATGCGACTCAACATCAGCGTTGCCATGGCAATAATGGCGGGGAGTGGTAGTCATAGTCATCACAACTCATCGAGTCCGCCATTTCAGATGACGATGAACGGAACCTATAGTGTGAGCTTATACCCTGCGCCCCCAAGTGACATATCGAATGTTAACACCAGTGGAAGCAGTGCTTCAAAG GGTTCCTACTTTCCTGCCCTTTACCCAATGGTGAATAATTGGTCACCAGTCAAGGAAAGAACGCGAATGATGGCACTTGTTGTTGCAG GGTTTGCATTTGGACCGGCTCTTGGGCAGTCTATTTCTGGAGTAATTTGCGCTAACCTTGGATGGCCTGCAAGCTTCTATTTTGTTG GTGGAGTTAGTATCTTATGGGCGATTCTGTGGACAGTGACAGCTTATGATCATCCAGATAAACACCCTTGCATTAAACACACAGAACTTGATTACATCGAAAGAACAAGATCAAAAAGATCG aATACGTCAAAGGTACCAATACGGTCGATCTTACTATCCTTGCCTGTCATCGCTTACGCCATTACACTGTTCTGTATTCCTGGATTTGTGTACTTCAATTTGGCGTGCAATCTACCAATCTACTTCAAACACGTATTGCAGTTTGACATCATGTCT gtggGCTTTCTTACATCAATCCCATATGTGTGTCAATGGACTGCGTCACTGCTTGCGTCATTTATATCAGACGCACTGATAAATCGAAATATCTTAAGTAGAACCTCGGTTCGAAAACTTATCATATGTTCAG GAGCAACGGTAATGGCTGCGTGTTTTTTGTCGATCTCCTTCATCGTGAAAAGCGACTCATCCGTCATTGTTATAATCGTGATCGTCATGTATGGAGCTATGGGCGTCGTCTTCTCAGCCGTCTTCGTCAACGCTATGGACCTCGCCCCCAGCTACTCGGGGACGGTATCCGGTATCAGCAACGCGGTCGCTGTCTCCTCGGGGTTCATTGGTCCCATTGTGACGTCACTCTTCACCGAGGATCAG ACCGACCCCGCTGGTTGGAGGATTGTATTCCTAATCACCACCGCTGTCACCCTGTTCGGTCCCCTCGTGTTCCTCATCATCGGGTCGGGTGATGTTCAACCCTGGGCTATCATGGCCGACGAAGACGTGAATGAAATGGACAAGACGCGACCGGACCAATTACCAGATGAAGATGTTGCCATGATAAAAAGTGTTAACTCCAATGAAGCGTGA
- the LOC121413784 gene encoding sialin-like isoform X2: MKGIPSVRWLFACMAFLGNSVVLMMRLNISVAMAIMAGSGSHSHHNSSSPPFQMTMNGTYSVSLYPAPPSDISNVNTSGSSASKEIAQAESEFNWSSHIQELLLAAFYIGYTLGNIPAGWLADRFGGKWIVFGGAFGSAVFNILGPLAARSSVELFFATRCLAGFVEGSYFPALYPMVNNWSPVKERTRMMALVVAGFAFGPALGQSISGVICANLGWPASFYFVGGVSILWAILWTVTAYDHPDKHPCIKHTELDYIERTRSKRSNTSKVPIRSILLSLPVIAYAITLFCIPGFVYFNLACNLPIYFKHVLQFDIMSVGFLTSIPYVCQWTASLLASFISDALINRNILSRTSVRKLIICSGATVMAACFLSISFIVKSDSSVIVIIVIVMYGAMGVVFSAVFVNAMDLAPSYSGTVSGISNAVAVSSGFIGPIVTSLFTEDQTDPAGWRIVFLITTAVTLFGPLVFLIIGSGDVQPWAIMADEDVNEMDKTRPDQLPDEDVAMIKSVNSNEA, translated from the exons atgaaag GTATACCCTCAGTCCGATGGTTGTTTGCCTGCATGGCGTTCCTAGGGAACTCTGTCGTTCTAATGATGCGACTCAACATCAGCGTTGCCATGGCAATAATGGCGGGGAGTGGTAGTCATAGTCATCACAACTCATCGAGTCCGCCATTTCAGATGACGATGAACGGAACCTATAGTGTGAGCTTATACCCTGCGCCCCCAAGTGACATATCGAATGTTAACACCAGTGGAAGCAGTGCTTCAAAG GAGATCGCACAAGCCGAGTCAGAGTTCAACTGGAGTAGTCACATCCAGGAGCTTCTATTAGCTGCATTCTACATCGGGTATACCTTAGGCAACATACCAGCGGGATGGCTCGCAGACAGATTCGGAGGAAAGTGGATCGTCTTTGGAGGGGCATTTGGCAGCgctgtttttaatattttgggGCCGTTAGCGGCTCGATCCAGCGTCGAATTATTTTTTGCAACGCGATGTCTGGCCGGATTTGTCGAG GGTTCCTACTTTCCTGCCCTTTACCCAATGGTGAATAATTGGTCACCAGTCAAGGAAAGAACGCGAATGATGGCACTTGTTGTTGCAG GGTTTGCATTTGGACCGGCTCTTGGGCAGTCTATTTCTGGAGTAATTTGCGCTAACCTTGGATGGCCTGCAAGCTTCTATTTTGTTG GTGGAGTTAGTATCTTATGGGCGATTCTGTGGACAGTGACAGCTTATGATCATCCAGATAAACACCCTTGCATTAAACACACAGAACTTGATTACATCGAAAGAACAAGATCAAAAAGATCG aATACGTCAAAGGTACCAATACGGTCGATCTTACTATCCTTGCCTGTCATCGCTTACGCCATTACACTGTTCTGTATTCCTGGATTTGTGTACTTCAATTTGGCGTGCAATCTACCAATCTACTTCAAACACGTATTGCAGTTTGACATCATGTCT gtggGCTTTCTTACATCAATCCCATATGTGTGTCAATGGACTGCGTCACTGCTTGCGTCATTTATATCAGACGCACTGATAAATCGAAATATCTTAAGTAGAACCTCGGTTCGAAAACTTATCATATGTTCAG GAGCAACGGTAATGGCTGCGTGTTTTTTGTCGATCTCCTTCATCGTGAAAAGCGACTCATCCGTCATTGTTATAATCGTGATCGTCATGTATGGAGCTATGGGCGTCGTCTTCTCAGCCGTCTTCGTCAACGCTATGGACCTCGCCCCCAGCTACTCGGGGACGGTATCCGGTATCAGCAACGCGGTCGCTGTCTCCTCGGGGTTCATTGGTCCCATTGTGACGTCACTCTTCACCGAGGATCAG ACCGACCCCGCTGGTTGGAGGATTGTATTCCTAATCACCACCGCTGTCACCCTGTTCGGTCCCCTCGTGTTCCTCATCATCGGGTCGGGTGATGTTCAACCCTGGGCTATCATGGCCGACGAAGACGTGAATGAAATGGACAAGACGCGACCGGACCAATTACCAGATGAAGATGTTGCCATGATAAAAAGTGTTAACTCCAATGAAGCGTGA
- the LOC121413784 gene encoding sialin-like isoform X1 → MEENGTQNNVISHQCPTLFGFFCERKGIPSVRWLFACMAFLGNSVVLMMRLNISVAMAIMAGSGSHSHHNSSSPPFQMTMNGTYSVSLYPAPPSDISNVNTSGSSASKEIAQAESEFNWSSHIQELLLAAFYIGYTLGNIPAGWLADRFGGKWIVFGGAFGSAVFNILGPLAARSSVELFFATRCLAGFVEGSYFPALYPMVNNWSPVKERTRMMALVVAGFAFGPALGQSISGVICANLGWPASFYFVGGVSILWAILWTVTAYDHPDKHPCIKHTELDYIERTRSKRSNTSKVPIRSILLSLPVIAYAITLFCIPGFVYFNLACNLPIYFKHVLQFDIMSVGFLTSIPYVCQWTASLLASFISDALINRNILSRTSVRKLIICSGATVMAACFLSISFIVKSDSSVIVIIVIVMYGAMGVVFSAVFVNAMDLAPSYSGTVSGISNAVAVSSGFIGPIVTSLFTEDQTDPAGWRIVFLITTAVTLFGPLVFLIIGSGDVQPWAIMADEDVNEMDKTRPDQLPDEDVAMIKSVNSNEA, encoded by the exons ATGGAGGAAAACGGTACACAAAACAACGTCATCTCTCATCAATGTCCTACAttatttggatttttttgtgAACGGAAAG GTATACCCTCAGTCCGATGGTTGTTTGCCTGCATGGCGTTCCTAGGGAACTCTGTCGTTCTAATGATGCGACTCAACATCAGCGTTGCCATGGCAATAATGGCGGGGAGTGGTAGTCATAGTCATCACAACTCATCGAGTCCGCCATTTCAGATGACGATGAACGGAACCTATAGTGTGAGCTTATACCCTGCGCCCCCAAGTGACATATCGAATGTTAACACCAGTGGAAGCAGTGCTTCAAAG GAGATCGCACAAGCCGAGTCAGAGTTCAACTGGAGTAGTCACATCCAGGAGCTTCTATTAGCTGCATTCTACATCGGGTATACCTTAGGCAACATACCAGCGGGATGGCTCGCAGACAGATTCGGAGGAAAGTGGATCGTCTTTGGAGGGGCATTTGGCAGCgctgtttttaatattttgggGCCGTTAGCGGCTCGATCCAGCGTCGAATTATTTTTTGCAACGCGATGTCTGGCCGGATTTGTCGAG GGTTCCTACTTTCCTGCCCTTTACCCAATGGTGAATAATTGGTCACCAGTCAAGGAAAGAACGCGAATGATGGCACTTGTTGTTGCAG GGTTTGCATTTGGACCGGCTCTTGGGCAGTCTATTTCTGGAGTAATTTGCGCTAACCTTGGATGGCCTGCAAGCTTCTATTTTGTTG GTGGAGTTAGTATCTTATGGGCGATTCTGTGGACAGTGACAGCTTATGATCATCCAGATAAACACCCTTGCATTAAACACACAGAACTTGATTACATCGAAAGAACAAGATCAAAAAGATCG aATACGTCAAAGGTACCAATACGGTCGATCTTACTATCCTTGCCTGTCATCGCTTACGCCATTACACTGTTCTGTATTCCTGGATTTGTGTACTTCAATTTGGCGTGCAATCTACCAATCTACTTCAAACACGTATTGCAGTTTGACATCATGTCT gtggGCTTTCTTACATCAATCCCATATGTGTGTCAATGGACTGCGTCACTGCTTGCGTCATTTATATCAGACGCACTGATAAATCGAAATATCTTAAGTAGAACCTCGGTTCGAAAACTTATCATATGTTCAG GAGCAACGGTAATGGCTGCGTGTTTTTTGTCGATCTCCTTCATCGTGAAAAGCGACTCATCCGTCATTGTTATAATCGTGATCGTCATGTATGGAGCTATGGGCGTCGTCTTCTCAGCCGTCTTCGTCAACGCTATGGACCTCGCCCCCAGCTACTCGGGGACGGTATCCGGTATCAGCAACGCGGTCGCTGTCTCCTCGGGGTTCATTGGTCCCATTGTGACGTCACTCTTCACCGAGGATCAG ACCGACCCCGCTGGTTGGAGGATTGTATTCCTAATCACCACCGCTGTCACCCTGTTCGGTCCCCTCGTGTTCCTCATCATCGGGTCGGGTGATGTTCAACCCTGGGCTATCATGGCCGACGAAGACGTGAATGAAATGGACAAGACGCGACCGGACCAATTACCAGATGAAGATGTTGCCATGATAAAAAGTGTTAACTCCAATGAAGCGTGA
- the LOC121413786 gene encoding UDP-glucuronosyltransferase 2B13-like, which yields MDVNISRVIYTTISGIYLVLFLSPRCGSGSNVLISSMHGEGSHFFVGTGVGEGLVQRGHNATLLISRAFEHHTRNPKYSNLSFEVFDHHKRSVQEIRDFWKDFGALSLGRSNDGLIKTTFFLIESMADDCEDILLDVELMKRLEVVDAVVVDMTWLCGVMIRAALERNLNYSKRIALVTLMPFTPQGMALFSYGSPYNPAYQPELNTGFTNRMSFFQRTANLLQSVVYALLGGGVAMPAYVRVGKNTGLENVINYKMSLYHELADLHLQNFDFVMEFPFPITPNVIPVGGGLTAWPAAELNEELEDFMESSGDHGVILFTFGTYFGEITIVQPGFAEEFAEAFRRLPQKVIWQMKDPIDELKVPSNVKVMPWVPQNDLLGHPKTRVFLYQGGNNGFQEACYHGVPIVVVPLHGDQFDVAARVEARGMGRKIDKMAASADVIYNALHDVISNPKYTEVAKTVSTIIKERPVQAREQAAFWIEHVIKYGGQYLKSSAMELSVIEYFMLDVMAFLLLIVAVIVFMVAFGVRLCWRMVCGKRKTKLD from the exons ATGGATGTGAATATATCTCGCGTTATTTATACAACCATATCTGGAATCtatcttgttttatttctatCACCACGCTGTGGTTCCGGTAGCAATGTCTTGATATCTTCCATGCATGGAGAAGGGAGTCATTTCTTCGTCGGGACAGGAGTCGGTGAAGGTCTCGTCCAGCGAGGTCACAACGCAACACTCCTCATCAGCAGGGCATTCGAACACCATACAAGGAACCCCAAATACTCTAATCTGTCTTTCGAAGTATTTGATCATCACAAACGGTCCGTCCAAGAGATCCGAGATTTCTGGAAAGACTTCGGAGCCCTTTCGTTGGGGCGAAGCAATGACGGTCTCATCAAGACCACCTTCTTCTTGATTGAGTCGATGGCAGACGACTGTGAAGATATCCTCCTCGACGTCGAGCTCATGAAGCGTCTGGAAGTCGTAGACGCCGTCGTCGTTGATATGACTTGGTTGTGTGGCGTGATGATCCGGGCGGCGCTGGAACGCAACCTGAACTACAGCAAGAGGATAGCCCTTGTGACCCTGATGCCATTCACCCCTCAGGGCATGGCGTTGTTCTCTTACGGTTCGCCGTACAACCCGGCATATCAGCCAGAACTCAACACAGGCTTCACCAACAGGATGAGTTTCTTTCAGCGGACGGCCAACCTACTACAATCCGTTGTCTATGCTTTGCTTGGTGGGGGAGTGGCCATGCCAGCCTATGTACGCGTAGGGAAAAATACAGGGCTTGAGAATGTCATTAACTACAAGATGTCTCTTTATCATGAACTTGCTGATTTGCATCTCCAGAACTTTGACTTCGTCATGGAGTTCCCTTTCCCGATTACGCCAAACGTGATTCCTGTCGGTGGTGGTCTGACAGCATGGCCAGCCGCAGAACTTAACGAG GAGCTGGAAGATTTTATGGAGAGCTCAGGCGACCATGGTGTTATTTTGTTCACTTTCGGCACGTACTTCGGAGAGATCACGATCGTTCAACCGGGATTTGCCGAAGAGTTTGCCGAAGCTTTCCGAAGATTGCCGCAGAAGGTGATATGGCAAATGAAGGATCCAATCGATGAACTCAAAGTTCCTTCCAATGTGAAGGTCATGCCATGGGTTCCTCAGAATGATCTTCTTG GCCATCCTAAGACTCGAGTGTTTCTCTATCAAGGAGGCAACAACGGCTTCCAAGAAGCATGTTATCACGGCGTCCCCATTGTCGTCGTCCCGCTTCATGGGGATCAGTTCGACGTCGCAGCCAGAGTCGAAGCGCGAGGTATGGGCAGGAAGATAGACAAAATGGCTGCCAGTGCAGACGTAATCTACAACGCCttacatgacgtcatcagcAATCCAAA GTACACAGAAGTGGCTAAAACGGTTTCTACCATCATTAAAGAAAGGCCTGTGCAGGCAAGAGAACAAGCTGCATTCTGGATAGAGCATGTGATCAAATATGGCGGCCAGTATCTCAAAT